Genomic segment of Gloeocapsa sp. PCC 7428:
CTCCGACCTCTCCTAAAATAGTTCAAAGAACTTAGGTTCAACAACAGCGTGACATACGAGGGATTAGGAACAACGATCGCGGCGATCGCAACTGCTATTGTGCCACAACAAGGCAGTGTGGGAATTGTGCGGGTATCTGGTACGGAAAGCCTGGCGATTGCCCAAGCTTTATTTCAAGCCCCTGGGCGACAAGTTTGGGAATCACACCGTATTCTCTATGGTTATATCCGCGATCCCCAAACAAAACAAGTTGTCGATGAAGCACTTCTACTGATTATGCAAGCACCGCGATCTTATACACGTGAAGACGTTGTAGAGTTTCATTGTCATGGTGGCATAATGGCAGTGCAGCAGGTATTACAGTTGTGTTTAGTACAAGGAGCAAAACTCGCGCAACCTGGAGAATTTACCTTACGCGCCTTTCTCAATGGCAGACTCGACCTAACTCAAGCCGAAAGCATTGCTGATTTAGTCGGAGCGCGATCGCCACAAGCTGCTCAAACTGCGTTAGCTGGGTTGCAAGGCAAACTAGCGCATCCGATTCGCGATTTGCGCGCGAGATGTTTAGATATTCTCGCAGAAATTGAAGCCCGTATTGATTTTGAGGAAGATTTACCGCCGTTGGATTGTAATGAAATAGTATCACAACTTGCAGAAGTTTTAGCACAAGTGACAAAAATATTAGCAACAGCAGATCGCGGTGAATTGTTGCGGAGTGGCTTAAAAGTTGCGATTGTCGGGCGTCCGAATGTGGGAAAATCAAGTTTACTCAATGCGTGGAGTCGCAGCGATCGCGCGATCGTGACCGATTTACCAGGGACAACGCGCGATGTTGTCGAGTCGCAGTTAGTCGTTGGTGGTATTCCAATACAAGTGTTAGACACTGCTGGCATTCGCGCTACGGAAGATCAAGTAGAGAAAATTGGCGTTGAGCGATCGCTTACTAGCGCTGCTGCGGCTGATTTGGTATTGCTGACTATCGATGCGGCTGCGGGTTGGACTGCGGCGGATGCAGAAATTTATCAAAAAGTGCAACATCGTCCGTTGATCTTAGTCATTAATAAAACTGACTTAGCTTCAGCAGAAGCCGTAAACTATCCAGACGATATCAGTTATGTCGTGACAACTGCGGCTGCTAAAAATCAAGGTATTGAAAATTTGGAACAAGTTATTTTAACGACAGTCCAAACCGGAAAAGTTCACTCAGCCGATACCGACTTAGCAATTAATCAGCGTCAAGCCGCTGCACTTACCCGTGCCAAAGCTTCTTTAGAACAAGTACAAACCACAATCAAACAGCAATTACCTTTAGATTTTTGGACGATTGATTTGCGAGGGGCGATTCAAGCTTTAGGAGAAATTACCGGAGAAGAAGTTACCGAATCCGTTCTCGATCGGATTTTTAGTCGGTTTTGTATTGGAAAGTAGTTTATTTAATTTGTCTAAATATTTGGATTGTTTGTGTGGCTTGGTGATAGGTAATTGGCAATAGGAATATTTTTAATAAGTAACTCAAATCGCTCTAGTTCTTGATTTATAGCAATGGTCAATAGGATTAGGATATGATGGAAGCTCAGAACATTGTCTTGTAAAGTTTGCTCAACAGAGGAAACCTCCGCACGCAACGCAAACCGCTGCTTCAACTAGCTTTTAATTCTGACCTCTCCCTGGTATAATTCCAGTAAACATCATATCTCAAGCATTAAAATCGATGCTTTCATAAATTTCAGCAATTTGAATTTGAAAATCAAAAGCATTAAAAGACAGCGTTACTGTGGGATCTTCGTATTCTGAAAGTAGCCATTGATGCGCCGCAGTCTTGATATAGTGTTCAACATGAATGCTGTATTGATCGATTAGTAAATATTCGCAGAAATTATCAATAGTGCGGTAGGCAACAAACTTTTCGCCGCGATCGTAATCTTGCGTTGATTTAGATAAAACTTCAGCAATCATTACGGGATTGGTAATAGTATCGTTGCGTCCTGTTTGTAGTTGTAATGGACGGGGTACAACCATAACATCAGGATAAGTGTAGAGATTGCGCTCAGGAATCCACAGTCGCTGATCGGCATAAAATGTTCGATATGGTTTTCCTTTGAGCGCGAGTTTCAGAAGAACATAGAGGTTACCTGCAATATCATT
This window contains:
- the mnmE gene encoding tRNA uridine-5-carboxymethylaminomethyl(34) synthesis GTPase MnmE gives rise to the protein MTYEGLGTTIAAIATAIVPQQGSVGIVRVSGTESLAIAQALFQAPGRQVWESHRILYGYIRDPQTKQVVDEALLLIMQAPRSYTREDVVEFHCHGGIMAVQQVLQLCLVQGAKLAQPGEFTLRAFLNGRLDLTQAESIADLVGARSPQAAQTALAGLQGKLAHPIRDLRARCLDILAEIEARIDFEEDLPPLDCNEIVSQLAEVLAQVTKILATADRGELLRSGLKVAIVGRPNVGKSSLLNAWSRSDRAIVTDLPGTTRDVVESQLVVGGIPIQVLDTAGIRATEDQVEKIGVERSLTSAAAADLVLLTIDAAAGWTAADAEIYQKVQHRPLILVINKTDLASAEAVNYPDDISYVVTTAAAKNQGIENLEQVILTTVQTGKVHSADTDLAINQRQAAALTRAKASLEQVQTTIKQQLPLDFWTIDLRGAIQALGEITGEEVTESVLDRIFSRFCIGK
- a CDS encoding Uma2 family endonuclease → MTQALEQRTYTDEEYLNIEVTSEERHEYVNGEIRLMTGGTPNHNDIAGNLYVLLKLALKGKPYRTFYADQRLWIPERNLYTYPDVMVVPRPLQLQTGRNDTITNPVMIAEVLSKSTQDYDRGEKFVAYRTIDNFCEYLLIDQYSIHVEHYIKTAAHQWLLSEYEDPTVTLSFNAFDFQIQIAEIYESIDFNA